A section of the Arabiibacter massiliensis genome encodes:
- a CDS encoding type II toxin-antitoxin system HicB family antitoxin, with the protein MRYTYPALVIEDELGGYCTYLNDFNQVTEGRDVAEAVEMGADALWLIIDDYLQLDKPLPQPTYPEEHEGLLVAISVDVSTERGLLTTRMAAIELGVSDARVRQMVCSGQLASKKIGRDSYVYLWSIRERQANPPKPGRPKKKALAEQL; encoded by the coding sequence ATGCGCTACACCTATCCAGCGCTTGTCATCGAGGACGAGCTTGGAGGTTATTGCACGTACCTCAACGATTTCAACCAGGTGACGGAGGGGAGGGATGTTGCCGAGGCCGTGGAGATGGGCGCCGACGCCCTTTGGCTCATAATCGACGACTACCTCCAGCTGGACAAGCCCCTCCCTCAGCCGACGTACCCCGAAGAGCACGAGGGCTTGCTGGTGGCCATCTCGGTCGACGTGAGCACGGAGCGCGGACTGCTTACCACGCGGATGGCCGCGATCGAGCTCGGCGTGAGCGACGCGCGGGTGCGGCAGATGGTGTGCTCGGGCCAGCTGGCCTCCAAGAAGATCGGCCGCGACAGCTACGTCTACCTCTGGAGCATCCGCGAGCGCCAGGCCAACCCGCCCAAGCCCGGCCGCCCCAAGAAAAAGGCCCTCGCCGAACAGCTGTAG